A single Filimonas effusa DNA region contains:
- a CDS encoding PepSY-associated TM helix domain-containing protein, whose amino-acid sequence MAAVAKKKKSNRSLFYRISAWLHLWLGLITGIIVIIVCLTGCIWCFNEEITSILEPETRVAKQEKPVLPPSRLMAIAASELKDYRVTNYSVYQGKVFEVYAQPLNVKSNAGNARLYIDPYTGQVIKKRIYEKGEVPFFRWILNGHRFLWFPWKLGRPIVNYSILIFVITLITGIVLWWPRKWTKATREQAFKVKWTASLKRVNYDLHNVFGFYSLLILLVISLTGMVWGIEWFSKGTYWLTTGGQTLPPYSTVSSDTTRPGKGYLPEQAADIVWNKVVSAHPGATGFYMSLPDTAERKSSFFVSVYPKRGVFYNFKRYTFDQYNVKELKPEKEGVYDMSYETASVGTKLRRLNYDIHVGAILGLPGKFLAFFASLIGASLPITGFIIWWGKKKKKKGGKHQRKTVLSQHKTHASA is encoded by the coding sequence ATGGCTGCTGTGGCTAAAAAGAAAAAATCAAACCGTTCCCTGTTCTATCGTATATCGGCATGGCTGCATCTGTGGCTGGGGTTGATAACCGGTATTATCGTTATCATCGTTTGCCTTACCGGCTGTATCTGGTGTTTCAATGAAGAGATCACTTCCATCCTTGAACCTGAAACACGCGTCGCAAAGCAGGAAAAACCGGTCCTGCCGCCTTCCCGCCTGATGGCGATCGCTGCTTCCGAACTCAAAGATTATCGTGTCACAAATTATAGCGTTTACCAGGGCAAAGTTTTCGAAGTCTATGCCCAGCCGCTAAACGTCAAAAGCAATGCAGGTAACGCCAGGCTTTATATCGATCCCTACACCGGTCAGGTAATTAAAAAACGCATTTACGAAAAAGGAGAGGTGCCTTTCTTCCGCTGGATCCTCAACGGCCACCGTTTCCTCTGGTTCCCATGGAAATTAGGCCGCCCTATAGTGAATTATAGCATCCTCATCTTTGTAATTACACTCATCACCGGCATTGTGTTATGGTGGCCGCGAAAATGGACGAAAGCAACCCGTGAACAGGCTTTTAAGGTCAAATGGACAGCAAGTCTCAAACGTGTCAACTACGACCTGCACAATGTCTTTGGCTTTTATTCCCTGCTCATACTCCTGGTCATTTCGCTGACAGGAATGGTATGGGGCATCGAATGGTTCAGTAAAGGAACCTATTGGCTGACAACAGGTGGACAAACCTTACCGCCTTACTCGACCGTATCCTCCGATACAACAAGGCCGGGTAAAGGTTATCTCCCCGAACAGGCGGCAGACATTGTATGGAACAAAGTTGTATCCGCCCACCCGGGAGCAACCGGCTTTTATATGTCATTACCCGATACGGCTGAGCGCAAGTCTTCATTCTTCGTATCTGTTTATCCCAAACGTGGCGTGTTCTATAATTTCAAACGATATACCTTCGATCAGTACAATGTAAAGGAACTGAAGCCCGAGAAAGAAGGCGTCTACGATATGTCATACGAAACAGCCTCCGTAGGCACAAAGCTCCGCCGTCTTAACTACGACATTCATGTCGGAGCTATCCTGGGCCTGCCCGGCAAATTCCTGGCCTTCTTTGCCAGTCTTATCGGCGCCTCTTTACCCATTACCGGCTTCATTATCTGGTGGGGCAAAAAGAAAAAGAAGAAAGGCGGCAAACACCAGCGCAAAACAGTGCTCTCCCAACACAAAACTCACGCATCAGCCTAA
- a CDS encoding 4-hydroxy-tetrahydrodipicolinate reductase yields MKKIRAGLLGFGKTGSLVARELLNDARFNLSWVIRRSGHEKGKFASKLLDFNYDSARVYAASQISDSFHDDHPVDVIIDFSGPSGVSLYRKPVQNGVKIVSAISKYEPAQISQIREYANHTAIVHSPNITVGANFLIVASRLLQKIAPHADVEIVESHFKDKPEVSGTALKMADALGVEGERVHSLRAGGIVGKHEVVFGLPNQTIRLIHESIHRSAFGQGAIFAALWLQDKSRGLFSMENIFANILGGQSFY; encoded by the coding sequence ATGAAGAAAATAAGAGCAGGCCTGCTTGGCTTTGGTAAAACAGGTAGTTTGGTAGCTAGAGAGCTATTGAACGATGCCCGCTTTAACCTGAGCTGGGTGATCAGGAGATCAGGACATGAAAAGGGCAAATTCGCTAGTAAGTTGTTAGACTTTAACTACGATAGCGCCCGCGTGTATGCTGCCAGTCAGATCAGCGACAGTTTTCATGACGATCACCCTGTAGACGTAATTATTGATTTCTCAGGTCCTTCAGGTGTATCCCTTTACAGGAAGCCTGTACAGAATGGAGTGAAGATTGTATCCGCCATCTCAAAGTATGAGCCCGCACAGATCAGTCAGATCCGCGAGTATGCAAATCATACAGCTATAGTACATTCTCCCAACATTACTGTTGGTGCAAACTTCCTGATAGTGGCCTCCCGCTTACTGCAAAAGATTGCACCCCATGCCGATGTGGAAATAGTGGAGTCTCATTTCAAAGACAAACCCGAAGTATCAGGAACTGCACTGAAAATGGCCGATGCATTAGGTGTTGAAGGAGAAAGGGTACATTCCCTCAGGGCCGGAGGTATTGTAGGTAAACATGAAGTTGTTTTTGGTTTGCCCAACCAAACCATACGCCTCATTCACGAAAGTATTCACCGCTCCGCATTCGGACAAGGCGCCATCTTCGCAGCACTATGGCTGCAGGATAAAAGCCGTGGCTTATTCTCCATGGAAAATATCTTCGCTAACATCCTCGGCGGTCAATCTTTCTACTAA
- a CDS encoding slipin family protein yields MKRVRVNALQVALVFKRGRYLRMLTEGVYWLGFSEKLMVYNTTEQFIPGYELNVLLQDKQLADALHVVEVSNTELVLLYENGLFKKVLTAGRYAFWKHPVQYQFVRADLSEIEITENINRAILLDKLVAPYVRTVTVESYELALLYIDGKYVRVLEPGVYYWWKNNIAITLQRADMRLLQLEINGQEMLTRDKAALRINAYAQYRVTDIEKAMQNKEYEKQIYVLFQLALRAYTGTLTFDELLERKDAIAPFVLDNLKAKTEAMGLTVYDFGIRDIILPGDVKDIMNQVLVAEKRAQANGITRREETASTRSLLNTAKLMEENQMLWKLKEMEYVEKIAEKISTISVNGNGQLLDQLKQVFISNK; encoded by the coding sequence ATGAAAAGGGTAAGAGTAAATGCCCTCCAGGTAGCGCTGGTGTTTAAAAGAGGTCGCTACCTGCGTATGCTTACAGAGGGTGTTTATTGGCTTGGTTTTTCCGAAAAGCTGATGGTATATAATACAACAGAACAATTTATACCTGGTTACGAACTGAATGTTCTGTTACAGGATAAGCAGCTGGCCGATGCACTGCATGTGGTTGAAGTAAGCAATACCGAACTGGTGCTTCTGTACGAAAACGGGCTCTTCAAAAAAGTGCTCACAGCAGGCAGGTATGCCTTCTGGAAACATCCCGTACAATATCAGTTTGTTAGGGCCGATCTGTCTGAAATCGAGATCACTGAAAATATTAACCGTGCTATCCTGCTCGATAAGCTGGTGGCGCCTTATGTTCGCACCGTTACGGTAGAAAGTTATGAACTGGCGCTCCTGTATATCGATGGTAAGTATGTGCGTGTTCTTGAGCCTGGTGTTTATTACTGGTGGAAGAATAACATTGCTATTACACTGCAGCGTGCCGATATGAGACTGCTTCAATTGGAGATCAATGGACAGGAGATGCTCACGCGCGATAAGGCTGCACTCCGTATAAATGCATATGCGCAATACAGGGTAACCGATATCGAAAAAGCAATGCAGAACAAAGAGTACGAAAAACAAATCTACGTCTTGTTTCAGCTTGCATTAAGGGCATATACAGGTACACTTACGTTCGATGAGTTGCTGGAAAGAAAGGATGCTATTGCTCCTTTTGTACTTGACAACTTAAAGGCAAAAACAGAAGCAATGGGCTTAACTGTTTATGACTTCGGTATCAGGGATATTATCCTGCCTGGCGATGTAAAAGACATCATGAACCAGGTGCTGGTAGCCGAAAAAAGAGCGCAGGCAAATGGCATCACAAGGCGGGAGGAAACTGCAAGTACACGTAGCTTGCTGAATACAGCAAAGCTGATGGAAGAAAACCAGATGCTGTGGAAGCTGAAAGAAATGGAGTACGTTGAAAAGATCGCTGAAAAGATCAGTACGATCAGTGTCAACGGCAACGGACAATTACTCGATCAGTTGAAACAAGTGTTTATTTCCAATAAATAG